TACGCGACTACTCCTCGGTAAAGCGCCGATAGAGATCTGCGTAGTGTCCTTTTTCAGAAAGGAGGTCGCGGTGATTGCCGCGCTCGATGATCTCGCCTTGATCGAGAACGAGGACCTGATCGGCTTTACGGATGGTCGAGAGACGGTGGGCGACGACGAAACAGGTGCGATCCTTGAGAAGGGTTTCGAGGGCGGACTGCAGACGGGCCTCGGTCATGGTGTCGACACTGGACGTGGCTTCATCGAGGATGAGGATCTTCGGATTGGCGAGGAGGGCGCGGGCAAAGCAGACGATCTGTCTTTGTCCGAGAGACAAACCTTGCCCCCGCTCGGTGACGACAGTTTCGAAGCCGTTCGTCATGTTCTCGACAAGGTCCAGGCAGTCGAGTTGGCGGACTGCCGCTTCGACCTCTTCGTCAGTGGCGTCGGGACGTCCGACCCGGATGTTCTCGCGAACGGTGCCGCTGAAGAGAAAGTTCTTTTGGAGAACGATGCCAATCTGGCTGCGAAGGGAGGCGGTTTGCAGCTCCCGGATATCGTGATCGTCGAAGAGAACTCGCCCCTCGGTCGGAAGGTAGAATTTGCAGAGCAGGTTGATGATGGTACTCTTCCCACTGCCAGTGTGTCCGACGAGGGCGACCATCTGGCCGGGCTCGGCGGTGAACCCGATCTTCTTCAGGACGGGCTTCTCCGGTTCGTAGTGGAAGGAAATCTCCTCGAAGTGGACCCGGCCACTGAAGTTTTCCAAGGGCACTTCGGGCGGATCGTTGGGGTCGCGGTCGTTTCCAGACTCATCCCAGTCGGGTTTCTGGTCGAGGAGGCGGAAGACCCGCTCGGCTCCAGCCAAGGCGGCGAGGGCGCTGGTGAATTGGCGGCCAATGACCGTGATCGGTTGGAAGAAGAGGCCGGCGAGAAAGAAGAAGGTGACGAGGTCCCCGATATCCATATGCATCGTCGGGCTCAGGGCGCCGTAGCCACCGAGAATGACCAGAATTGCGGTA
This genomic stretch from Puniceicoccus vermicola harbors:
- a CDS encoding ABC transporter ATP-binding protein — encoded protein: MSRLPEDRPELQRDSSEKVHIKGVEDEVSHDISLARVSRRQSDETDTDHLNFALFRRLFSWTRLYGPKRYWLFACVIIRAAQLPLLAWSLSAVINGPIAEGDYAATLWYALGYAIFAIFTQVVMHFRMRYALEMGETVVCEMRNAVFRHLMKMPMAFYNRTKHGSILSRLTSDMESVRQGVQNVLFVSLVQMGQMIISGVLMAFYNWVLFLALIGMTPILWAINRFFRKRISRSSRNLQESFSRVTATVAESVRGIHVTQGFSREQTNAGLFRRLIADHSGYNMGLSRNIARYLPLLELNAQVFTAILVILGGYGALSPTMHMDIGDLVTFFFLAGLFFQPITVIGRQFTSALAALAGAERVFRLLDQKPDWDESGNDRDPNDPPEVPLENFSGRVHFEEISFHYEPEKPVLKKIGFTAEPGQMVALVGHTGSGKSTIINLLCKFYLPTEGRVLFDDHDIRELQTASLRSQIGIVLQKNFLFSGTVRENIRVGRPDATDEEVEAAVRQLDCLDLVENMTNGFETVVTERGQGLSLGQRQIVCFARALLANPKILILDEATSSVDTMTEARLQSALETLLKDRTCFVVAHRLSTIRKADQVLVLDQGEIIERGNHRDLLSEKGHYADLYRRFTEE